From Streptomyces griseorubiginosus, one genomic window encodes:
- a CDS encoding PaaI family thioesterase codes for MSLLAADDVYALAPYAKTLGVVFDEMSADGVRATLAHDLSLSTVGGGLHGGALMGLADVCGAVCAALNGPAGAAPATVESSTHFLRPARTDVVATARPLRVGRNTVVEIDVHDAEGALCARVTQVVTAVAPKAS; via the coding sequence GTGTCCCTACTTGCCGCCGATGACGTCTACGCCCTCGCGCCGTACGCCAAGACGCTGGGGGTCGTGTTCGACGAGATGAGCGCGGACGGAGTTCGAGCCACGCTGGCGCACGATCTGTCCCTGTCGACGGTGGGCGGCGGGCTGCACGGCGGGGCGTTGATGGGACTCGCCGACGTGTGCGGTGCCGTGTGCGCAGCGCTCAACGGTCCGGCCGGTGCCGCTCCGGCCACCGTGGAGTCGAGCACGCACTTCCTCCGGCCGGCGCGCACCGACGTCGTCGCGACGGCACGGCCCCTGCGGGTGGGGCGCAACACCGTCGTCGAGATCGACGTCCACGACGCCGAAGGCGCATTGTGCGCCCGGGTGACCCAAGTGGTCACGGCCGTCGCGCCGAAGGCCTCCTGA
- a CDS encoding TetR/AcrR family transcriptional regulator yields MTGSRTRAAKGQGGLLRDHLLDIAGRILEDGGAGALTIRAVATSAGVTPPAVYLHFASKQELVHATCLRVWSSLFIELEAVSRGISDPVTALYETCVAYVAFGLRHPAQYRLVMDGEATEASRHNEDACFRYFRDKVTACRDAGVPVDSATETTRLLCSGVHGAVSLLIHQERDTWPADTGRYVARAASSAVHGALLTASHTAPPSMSAMTRSG; encoded by the coding sequence GTGACCGGCTCCCGCACTCGCGCCGCCAAAGGCCAGGGCGGCCTGCTGCGCGACCACCTGCTCGACATCGCCGGCCGGATCCTCGAAGACGGGGGCGCCGGCGCCTTGACGATCCGTGCGGTGGCAACCAGCGCCGGGGTCACTCCGCCGGCCGTCTATCTCCACTTCGCCTCGAAGCAGGAACTCGTCCACGCCACGTGCCTGCGTGTCTGGAGTTCACTGTTCATCGAGCTGGAAGCCGTGTCCCGGGGGATCTCGGACCCGGTGACGGCGCTCTACGAAACGTGTGTCGCCTACGTCGCCTTCGGGCTCCGGCACCCCGCCCAGTACCGCCTCGTGATGGACGGCGAAGCCACCGAGGCCAGCCGCCACAACGAGGACGCGTGTTTCCGCTACTTCCGCGACAAGGTCACAGCCTGCCGTGACGCAGGCGTGCCGGTGGACAGCGCTACCGAGACCACCAGACTGCTGTGTTCCGGCGTGCACGGCGCGGTGTCCCTCCTGATCCACCAGGAACGTGACACATGGCCTGCGGACACCGGCCGTTACGTCGCCCGCGCTGCGTCCTCAGCCGTCCACGGCGCACTCCTCACCGCGTCTCATACGGCCCCGCCCTCGATGTCCGCCATGACGAGGTCAGGCTGA
- a CDS encoding helix-turn-helix domain-containing protein, which produces MNQYSEAERLAAQLRALKERSGLSYDALAQRAGISRSSLHRYCAASSVPQDYGVLHRIATACGAASGELRELHRLWALADAERERRVPQEEAGEEAAPAAPVSADADQEPATVSRTLPTQGPASAPGNREPTPKRGQLPANRRAIALTAVAAVTVLGTVGWAMSLTSGPDEKAEKSDSRTLFSSVCSPVVSMGQHDECVREVQTLLDRHGADIDVDGDFGPQTLRRVTAFQVITGLPPNGVVTTATKTALYESKARMDTWSPEEARRRIREVFAEAPGDAVAIADCQSFLDPLHILPNTNGSRNWGLFQISDTRLRELGGTPRKALDPDWNIQAAKRLWSRDRDFHDWPHCERALRTKASPAPSSAPPTASEKN; this is translated from the coding sequence ATGAACCAATACAGTGAGGCTGAGCGGCTCGCCGCTCAGCTGCGTGCGCTGAAGGAGAGATCGGGGCTCAGCTACGACGCTCTCGCGCAGCGAGCCGGTATCAGCCGTTCCAGCCTTCACCGTTACTGCGCGGCTTCGTCGGTCCCGCAGGACTACGGCGTCCTGCACCGCATCGCCACCGCCTGCGGCGCCGCCTCCGGCGAACTGCGCGAACTGCACCGGCTGTGGGCTCTCGCCGACGCCGAACGCGAGAGACGGGTCCCGCAGGAGGAGGCCGGTGAGGAAGCCGCCCCCGCAGCCCCGGTATCAGCCGACGCTGACCAGGAACCCGCCACCGTATCCCGTACGTTGCCCACCCAGGGCCCGGCTTCCGCTCCCGGCAACCGGGAGCCGACGCCAAAGCGTGGTCAACTCCCGGCGAATCGTAGGGCCATTGCTCTGACCGCCGTGGCCGCCGTCACCGTTCTGGGGACCGTCGGCTGGGCCATGTCCCTGACGTCAGGCCCCGATGAGAAGGCGGAGAAGTCAGACTCACGAACCCTGTTCTCCTCCGTCTGCTCGCCCGTCGTGAGCATGGGCCAGCACGACGAGTGCGTCCGCGAAGTACAGACGCTGCTCGATCGGCATGGCGCCGACATCGACGTGGACGGCGACTTCGGTCCGCAGACACTGCGCCGAGTGACGGCGTTCCAGGTCATCACCGGCCTCCCGCCGAACGGCGTCGTCACGACAGCCACCAAGACGGCGCTCTACGAGTCGAAGGCCCGCATGGACACCTGGTCGCCGGAGGAAGCCCGCCGGCGTATCCGTGAGGTCTTCGCCGAAGCACCGGGCGACGCCGTCGCCATCGCCGACTGCCAGTCGTTCCTGGACCCTCTGCACATCCTGCCGAACACCAACGGCAGCAGGAACTGGGGCCTCTTCCAGATCTCCGACACCCGGTTGCGTGAACTGGGTGGCACTCCGCGCAAGGCGCTGGACCCCGACTGGAACATCCAGGCCGCCAAACGGCTTTGGTCCCGCGACCGCGACTTCCACGACTGGCCGCACTGCGAGCGCGCCCTGCGAACCAAGGCCTCGCCGGCTCCCTCCTCGGCCCCGCCCACGGCCTCGGAGAAGAACTGA
- a CDS encoding DUF2690 domain-containing protein, with translation MRNSTTWARAAVAILLAGGGLLAATPAQAAATACSGSACDGKDPAVYCQGDARTVESTKLGQALLELRYSPSCRAAWGRISNAGYDTRDQFTPYATVHRNSDGREYSCSVPNGDTDCYTRMVNDANVTSYTKGMWDSGARIYEGRTASY, from the coding sequence ATGAGGAACAGCACGACCTGGGCGCGCGCCGCGGTCGCGATCCTGCTCGCAGGCGGCGGACTGCTCGCGGCGACCCCGGCGCAGGCGGCCGCCACCGCGTGCTCGGGGTCGGCCTGCGACGGCAAGGACCCCGCCGTCTACTGCCAGGGCGACGCACGGACCGTCGAGAGCACCAAGCTCGGGCAGGCGCTGCTCGAACTCCGCTACAGCCCCAGCTGCCGGGCCGCCTGGGGCCGTATATCCAACGCGGGTTATGACACGCGGGACCAGTTCACCCCGTACGCCACGGTGCACCGCAACAGCGACGGGCGTGAGTACTCCTGTTCCGTGCCCAACGGCGACACCGACTGCTACACCCGCATGGTCAACGACGCCAACGTCACGTCGTACACGAAGGGAATGTGGGACAGCGGCGCCCGCATCTACGAGGGGCGTACGGCCTCCTACTGA
- a CDS encoding S8 family peptidase, which yields MLAATLGAALAFGAPGALAGTLPVVPSTAPAAKTHAPAAVPASQSADWVAGTRAYLVITAPGDSSAVRSAITANGGTVFSNFDAIGVIVAHSASSTFAATMRGVAGVQQVGATRTSDVPAAAYDPALPPNPAQASTPAGEPVRVDMSQIKADQAWAVNPGSASVKVGILDTGVDDQHQDLAPNFDAADSVSCAYGKPDTRAGAWRDVDTHGTHVAGTVAAAKNGKGVVGVAPGVKIAAVRVAEPGNSFFFAENTICGFVWAGDHGFKVTNNSYYTDPWQFNCPDNIDQAAIIEGVKRAQEYAESKGSLQIAAAGNENYDLAHKTTDSASPNDSTPVTRTITNACLDIPTELPGVVTVAANGTGVTKASFSNYGQGVIDVAAPGSNVYSTVPGGGYGSKSGTSMATPHVVGVAALLASANPGITPAQLRAKLAEQANDIACPSDSRCTGTTANNSFFGEGQVDALKAVGATPPPGKYFENLTDFAVNDNATVESPIAVTGVTGNAPATLKVGVDIKHTYIGDLKVDLVAPDGTVYTLHNHTGGSADNIAQTYTVNASSEVANGTWKLRVNDNAASDTGKIDAWNLTF from the coding sequence GTGCTGGCGGCCACGCTCGGCGCCGCCCTCGCGTTCGGCGCCCCCGGCGCCCTCGCGGGCACGCTCCCCGTCGTCCCCTCCACCGCGCCGGCCGCCAAGACCCACGCGCCGGCCGCCGTGCCCGCATCCCAGAGCGCCGACTGGGTGGCCGGGACGCGCGCCTACCTCGTGATCACCGCCCCCGGTGACAGTTCCGCGGTCCGCTCGGCGATCACGGCCAACGGCGGCACCGTCTTCTCGAACTTCGACGCCATCGGCGTGATCGTCGCCCACTCGGCGTCCAGCACCTTCGCCGCCACCATGCGCGGCGTCGCCGGCGTGCAGCAGGTCGGCGCCACGCGTACCTCGGACGTCCCGGCCGCCGCCTACGACCCGGCGCTCCCGCCCAACCCGGCCCAGGCCTCGACCCCGGCCGGCGAACCGGTCCGGGTCGACATGAGCCAGATCAAGGCCGACCAGGCCTGGGCCGTGAACCCCGGCTCCGCCTCCGTCAAGGTCGGCATCCTGGACACCGGTGTGGACGACCAGCACCAGGACCTGGCGCCCAACTTCGACGCGGCCGACTCGGTCTCCTGCGCCTACGGCAAGCCCGACACCCGTGCCGGCGCATGGCGGGACGTCGACACGCACGGCACCCACGTGGCGGGCACCGTCGCCGCGGCCAAGAACGGCAAGGGCGTCGTCGGCGTGGCACCCGGGGTGAAGATCGCCGCGGTCCGGGTCGCCGAGCCGGGCAACTCCTTCTTCTTCGCCGAGAACACCATCTGCGGCTTCGTCTGGGCCGGTGACCACGGCTTCAAGGTCACCAACAACAGCTATTACACGGACCCGTGGCAGTTCAACTGCCCGGACAACATCGACCAGGCCGCCATCATCGAGGGCGTCAAGCGCGCCCAGGAGTACGCCGAGAGCAAGGGCTCCCTCCAGATCGCCGCCGCGGGCAACGAGAACTACGACCTCGCCCACAAGACGACCGACTCCGCGAGCCCGAACGACTCGACCCCGGTCACCCGCACCATCACCAACGCCTGCCTCGACATCCCGACCGAGCTGCCGGGCGTGGTCACGGTCGCCGCCAACGGCACGGGCGTCACCAAGGCCTCGTTCTCCAACTACGGCCAGGGCGTCATCGACGTCGCGGCACCGGGCAGCAACGTGTACTCCACCGTCCCCGGCGGCGGCTACGGCAGCAAGAGCGGCACCTCGATGGCCACCCCGCACGTGGTCGGCGTGGCGGCGCTCCTCGCGAGTGCCAACCCGGGCATCACCCCGGCGCAGCTCCGCGCCAAGCTGGCCGAGCAGGCCAACGACATCGCCTGCCCCTCGGACAGCCGTTGCACGGGCACGACGGCCAACAACTCGTTCTTCGGCGAGGGCCAGGTCGACGCCCTCAAGGCCGTCGGGGCCACCCCGCCCCCCGGCAAGTACTTCGAGAACCTCACGGACTTCGCCGTCAACGACAACGCGACCGTGGAGAGCCCGATCGCCGTCACCGGCGTGACCGGCAACGCCCCGGCCACCCTCAAGGTCGGTGTGGACATCAAGCACACCTACATCGGTGACCTGAAGGTCGACCTGGTGGCGCCGGACGGCACCGTCTACACGCTGCACAACCACACCGGAGGCAGCGCCGACAACATCGCCCAGACCTACACCGTGAACGCCTCCTCCGAGGTCGCGAACGGCACCTGGAAGCTGCGTGTCAACGACAACGCCGCCTCCGACACAGGCAAGATCGACGCCTGGAACCTGACCTTCTAG